The following are encoded together in the Deltaproteobacteria bacterium genome:
- a CDS encoding class I SAM-dependent methyltransferase — protein MERILEPELMDDAAQALAYARADFADVNRGFVDRFRTMFPDLAGSRVVDLGCGPADIPIRLARTLPRLAVTGVEASAAMIGLAHEAVRSAGLETSIHLVRARLPALPFPSGTFDAVIANSLLHHLAEPGVFWREVQRLGRPRAGVLVMDLCRPDSPSHARDLAETYAGGESPLLKRDFYNSLRAAFTPAEVARQLARQLPQLSCRVVSDRHWVVTGRLP, from the coding sequence ATGGAACGCATTCTCGAGCCGGAGCTGATGGACGACGCGGCCCAGGCCCTCGCCTATGCGCGGGCCGATTTCGCCGACGTCAATCGGGGCTTCGTCGATCGCTTCCGGACGATGTTCCCCGACCTCGCCGGCAGCCGCGTGGTCGACCTCGGCTGCGGCCCCGCCGACATCCCGATCCGCCTGGCCCGCACGCTCCCCCGGCTCGCCGTCACCGGCGTCGAAGCCTCGGCCGCGATGATCGGCCTCGCGCACGAGGCCGTACGGAGCGCCGGCCTCGAGACGTCGATCCACCTGGTGCGCGCGCGCCTGCCGGCCCTCCCCTTCCCGTCCGGCACGTTCGACGCCGTCATCGCGAACAGCCTGCTCCACCATCTCGCCGAGCCGGGCGTATTCTGGCGGGAAGTGCAGCGGCTCGGCCGGCCGCGAGCGGGGGTGCTGGTGATGGACCTCTGCCGTCCGGACTCCCCGTCGCACGCCCGCGACCTCGCCGAGACGTACGCGGGCGGCGAATCACCGCTGCTCAAGCGCGACTTCTACAATTCCCTGCGCGCGGCGTTCACGCCCGCCGAGGTCGCGCGCCAGCTCGCGCGCCAGCTTCCCCAGCTGAGCTGCCGCGTCGTCAGCGATCGCCACTGGGTCGTCACGGGCCGGCTCCCGTGA